Proteins co-encoded in one Flavobacterium fluviale genomic window:
- a CDS encoding glycoside hydrolase family 88 protein — protein sequence MKNVSFISLILGFASLVTACKPGINPQVKTTSAITQKLETRYKMLLDYPVDSMSMPRSMNIKTLEIRKVPSKDWTSGFFAGNLWQLYRLTGDSKYKEQAQKWTPFSKKESVNSNSHDVGFKVFCSFGEALKVENKKEYEAVIIKGAETLCIRFNPKVGSIRSWDFNKEIWDYPVIIDNMMNLELLFEASKLSGNNKYRDVAIQHANTTLKNHFRKDNSCYHVIDYNPTTGEVKKKTTLQGYNDDSVWARGQGWAVYGFTMSYRYTKDPAYLKQAEATAKFFMTNKNLPEDGIPYWDFKDTSIPNAARDVSAAMVMASALYELYGYTKNDTYLAFADKMMASVQTDKYILDTTIKAPFLFDHSTGNWPKHDEIDEPIIYADYYFLEALIKVQRLKGSK from the coding sequence ATGAAGAATGTCAGTTTCATTTCTTTAATTCTTGGGTTTGCATCGCTTGTAACAGCGTGCAAGCCCGGAATTAATCCTCAAGTAAAAACAACCTCAGCAATTACACAAAAATTGGAAACGCGTTACAAAATGTTACTCGATTATCCAGTCGATTCGATGTCTATGCCGAGAAGTATGAATATAAAAACTCTTGAAATTCGCAAAGTGCCGTCGAAAGATTGGACAAGCGGTTTTTTTGCTGGAAATCTTTGGCAATTGTACCGACTTACAGGCGATTCAAAATATAAAGAACAAGCTCAAAAATGGACTCCTTTCAGCAAAAAGGAAAGTGTCAACAGTAATTCGCATGACGTAGGTTTTAAAGTGTTTTGCAGTTTTGGAGAAGCTCTAAAAGTGGAAAACAAGAAAGAGTACGAAGCGGTAATTATTAAAGGCGCTGAAACTTTGTGCATAAGGTTCAATCCAAAAGTGGGTTCGATTCGTTCTTGGGATTTTAACAAGGAAATTTGGGATTATCCTGTAATCATTGACAATATGATGAATCTGGAATTACTTTTTGAAGCTTCAAAGTTATCTGGAAACAATAAATACCGTGATGTAGCGATTCAGCATGCCAATACAACTTTAAAAAACCATTTTAGAAAAGATAACTCTTGTTATCATGTTATCGATTATAATCCAACAACTGGCGAAGTCAAAAAGAAAACTACGCTTCAAGGCTATAATGACGATTCGGTTTGGGCGCGCGGTCAAGGTTGGGCCGTTTACGGATTTACGATGTCCTACCGTTACACAAAAGATCCTGCCTATTTAAAACAAGCCGAAGCGACAGCAAAGTTTTTTATGACAAATAAAAACCTGCCAGAAGATGGAATTCCGTATTGGGATTTTAAAGATACGAGTATTCCAAATGCAGCTCGAGATGTTTCTGCCGCAATGGTTATGGCGTCAGCATTATATGAGCTGTATGGTTATACTAAAAATGATACTTATCTGGCTTTCGCCGATAAAATGATGGCTTCTGTACAAACCGATAAATACATTTTGGACACCACAATTAAAGCGCCTTTTCTTTTTGACCACAGTACAGGAAACTGGCCCAAACACGATGAAATTGACGAACCAATAATCTACGCCGATTATTATTTTCTAGAAGCATTAATAAAGGTGCAAAGGCTCAAAGGTTCAAAGTAA
- a CDS encoding RagB/SusD family nutrient uptake outer membrane protein: MKKYIALLCLGTMTFFSCSDLEEKPVGIIRPDNFFNNTDDLQAAVNGAFANIAHNNYWGREFTIALMLRDDMADIGDRTTQAARIDVNDMSMNDTNALVANFWPQSYVIITAANQAIEGAKKTPGDPAKVNAIVAQAYFARAFAYYHLVRLFGDIPYIDFVVNDVAQVNSLSKTKEADVYPKIIADLEFAKQWLEDKPKVKAVPGKGTAAGYLASVYLTLGNYQKAYEEAKFVITNEAKFGLGLDADFQDLFNATKTASLKEPLFTIDFNNLTSGNYGQDYTAFFTGSLKDDSYSYGQGFSVAVPSLKVFQTWDQRDYRRAVSFDTIIRKKTGPGGSLQVYPSSDNEKAPRPHIAKYFRFPGKAGANGRTSQHNYITMRFAEVLLTAAEALNEINPGTTEADGYVNRVRARARNKAGKLVSFPANVTPGLSQSDFRKMVIDERRLELAFEYIRWYDIKRLKNGPEVFGQNGLEPHANFDPNRDYLWPLPGTELAINPNLKPNNPGY; encoded by the coding sequence ATGAAAAAATATATAGCTCTTCTTTGCTTAGGAACAATGACTTTCTTCAGTTGTTCTGATCTGGAAGAAAAACCAGTAGGAATTATTCGCCCAGATAACTTTTTTAACAATACAGACGATTTACAGGCCGCTGTAAACGGAGCCTTTGCCAATATTGCCCACAATAATTATTGGGGAAGAGAATTTACAATTGCCCTAATGCTTCGCGATGACATGGCAGATATTGGCGACAGAACCACACAGGCTGCGCGTATCGATGTAAATGATATGAGTATGAACGATACAAATGCGCTTGTGGCAAACTTTTGGCCGCAGTCGTATGTAATAATTACCGCAGCCAATCAAGCGATTGAAGGTGCTAAAAAAACACCAGGCGATCCTGCAAAAGTAAATGCTATAGTGGCTCAGGCATATTTTGCGAGAGCTTTTGCTTATTATCATTTGGTACGTCTTTTTGGAGATATTCCGTATATCGATTTTGTTGTAAATGATGTGGCGCAGGTAAATTCCCTTAGTAAAACAAAAGAAGCAGATGTTTACCCAAAAATCATTGCCGATTTAGAATTTGCAAAACAATGGCTGGAGGATAAACCAAAAGTAAAAGCAGTTCCAGGAAAAGGTACAGCAGCAGGTTATTTAGCTTCTGTATACCTGACTTTAGGCAATTATCAAAAAGCATATGAGGAAGCAAAATTTGTTATTACAAACGAAGCTAAATTTGGTTTAGGCCTTGATGCTGATTTTCAGGATTTATTTAATGCCACAAAAACAGCTTCATTAAAAGAGCCACTTTTTACAATCGATTTTAACAACTTAACCTCTGGAAATTACGGTCAGGATTATACGGCGTTTTTTACTGGTTCATTGAAAGATGACAGTTACAGCTACGGACAAGGATTCTCTGTTGCCGTTCCTTCTTTAAAAGTATTTCAAACTTGGGATCAAAGAGATTATAGAAGAGCTGTAAGTTTTGATACGATTATCAGAAAGAAAACTGGTCCAGGCGGTTCATTGCAAGTTTATCCTTCAAGCGATAACGAAAAAGCGCCGCGACCGCACATTGCCAAATATTTCCGTTTCCCAGGAAAAGCAGGTGCAAACGGAAGAACTTCGCAGCACAATTATATTACAATGCGTTTTGCAGAAGTTTTATTAACGGCTGCCGAAGCTTTAAATGAAATCAATCCTGGAACAACTGAAGCTGATGGCTATGTAAACCGTGTTCGTGCAAGGGCGAGAAACAAAGCTGGAAAACTGGTTTCATTTCCTGCAAACGTTACACCTGGATTGTCTCAGTCAGATTTCAGAAAAATGGTTATTGACGAAAGAAGATTAGAATTAGCGTTTGAGTACATCAGATGGTACGATATTAAGAGACTAAAAAATGGTCCTGAAGTATTTGGTCAAAATGGTTTAGAACCGCATGCTAATTTTGATCCAAACAGAGATTATCTATGGCCATTGCCAGGAACAGAATTGGCTATTAATCCGAATCTAAAACCAAATAATCCTGGTTATTAA
- a CDS encoding glycoside hydrolase family 2 protein, translated as MKRLLTTLLLTYSFLGFAQNLISNVPNRNITSLNGVWNYIIDPYQTGFYSFHLDQYDKQEKPAKGAFFTNYHAQNKQELVEYDFDKSPTITIPSDWNSQVTELKYYEGNVWFKKSFDYNLAANKRLFLYLGAINYKADVYLNGKKLGTHEGGFTPFNYEVTTIVQPKDNYLVIKVDNTRHKEDVPTVNTDWWNYGGITRDVTLIEEESSFVEDYNIQLKKGNANIISGFIKINNLEASKNQISISIPELKINYKGKADNSGILNFEIPAKKISYWSPENPKLYDVTVNFNGQKLNDKIGFRTIETQGDKILLNGKPVFLRGISIHEENAKGGRANSEEDALRLLNWAKELGCNYVRLAHYPHNENMVREADKMGLMVWEEIPVYWTVEFTNKNTYQNAQDQLTAAITRDKNRASIVIWSMANETPVSDARNAFITNLVNHTKSLDNTRLISAALLTHNGKIDDQIGKSLDIIAFNQYLGWYGGNLENAEKTFWTTPYNKPVFVSEFGGDAKAGFHGEKNERWTEEYQEYLYIQNLKMIEKIPHLSGLSPWILVDFRSPKRLLPGIQDGYNRKGLISNNGEKKKAFYIMQKWYAKKKSEY; from the coding sequence ATGAAAAGACTATTAACCACATTACTCCTTACCTATTCCTTTCTGGGATTTGCACAAAATTTAATCTCAAACGTTCCAAATCGAAATATCACTTCATTAAACGGCGTTTGGAATTATATTATAGATCCTTATCAAACGGGATTTTACAGCTTTCACCTTGACCAGTACGACAAACAGGAAAAACCAGCAAAAGGAGCATTTTTTACGAATTACCACGCTCAAAACAAACAGGAATTGGTAGAATATGATTTTGATAAATCACCAACCATTACTATTCCAAGCGATTGGAATTCGCAGGTTACGGAACTGAAATATTATGAAGGAAATGTATGGTTTAAAAAGTCTTTCGATTATAATCTGGCAGCTAACAAACGTCTGTTTTTATATTTAGGGGCTATCAATTACAAAGCTGATGTTTATTTAAACGGAAAGAAACTAGGAACTCACGAAGGCGGTTTCACACCGTTTAATTACGAAGTGACTACAATTGTTCAGCCAAAAGACAATTATTTGGTTATAAAAGTGGATAATACGCGCCATAAAGAAGATGTTCCAACTGTAAATACCGATTGGTGGAATTATGGCGGAATTACTCGCGATGTCACTTTAATTGAAGAAGAATCTTCATTTGTAGAAGATTATAACATTCAGCTGAAAAAAGGGAATGCGAATATTATTTCAGGTTTTATTAAAATCAATAATTTAGAGGCATCAAAAAATCAGATCTCGATTTCTATTCCTGAATTAAAAATCAATTACAAAGGAAAAGCGGATAATAGCGGAATTTTAAACTTTGAAATCCCAGCCAAAAAAATCTCTTACTGGTCGCCAGAAAATCCGAAACTATACGATGTAACCGTTAATTTTAACGGACAGAAATTAAACGATAAAATTGGTTTTAGAACAATTGAAACCCAAGGAGACAAAATCTTATTAAATGGAAAACCAGTCTTTTTAAGAGGAATTTCTATTCATGAAGAAAATGCAAAAGGCGGACGCGCAAATTCTGAAGAAGATGCTTTACGTTTATTGAATTGGGCAAAAGAATTAGGCTGTAATTATGTTCGTCTGGCGCATTATCCGCATAACGAAAACATGGTTCGAGAAGCTGATAAAATGGGGCTAATGGTTTGGGAAGAAATTCCGGTTTACTGGACAGTTGAATTTACCAATAAAAATACCTACCAAAATGCCCAAGATCAATTAACGGCTGCGATTACAAGAGATAAAAACAGAGCAAGTATAGTAATTTGGTCTATGGCAAATGAAACTCCAGTTTCTGACGCGAGAAATGCTTTTATCACAAATTTGGTCAATCATACAAAATCATTGGATAATACAAGATTAATTAGTGCCGCTCTATTAACGCATAACGGAAAGATTGACGATCAAATTGGCAAATCGCTTGATATAATTGCTTTCAATCAATATTTAGGCTGGTATGGCGGTAACTTAGAAAATGCTGAAAAAACATTCTGGACTACGCCATACAACAAACCAGTTTTCGTTTCTGAGTTTGGAGGTGATGCAAAAGCGGGTTTTCATGGAGAGAAAAACGAACGCTGGACAGAGGAATATCAGGAATATTTATACATTCAGAATCTAAAAATGATTGAAAAGATTCCACACCTAAGCGGATTAAGCCCTTGGATTTTAGTTGATTTTAGATCTCCAAAACGTCTTCTTCCAGGTATTCAAGATGGATACAATCGTAAAGGTTTAATTTCGAATAATGGTGAAAAGAAAAAAGCGTTTTACATTATGCAGAAGTGGTACGCAAAAAAGAAAAGTGAATATTAA
- a CDS encoding glycoside hydrolase family 2 protein, which translates to MNKPNKTFSIFALFVLFQICLSSFAQTKRNINDNWLYLENHTSNLNEAEKASNWISLNLPHTWNAEDATDLYPGYRRDASWYQKKLDIPQIDKNRVYSLYFEGSNVTTKVYVNGKEAGSHIGGYIGFSIDITNFIKEGNNDIFVRVDNSYDIEIIPSQKSDFFIYGGITRDVWLVSKYKNHIENLKISTPEVSAKKASVQIVSTFVNPDNSKDLSLTVTLKNPKGKKVASKTVLVSDKTSTITFENIKNPELWDTEKPNLYKLSAVLSEKNQIKDSVSEKVGFRWFEFKDHGPFYLNGKRLLIRGTHRHEEQAGVGAAMSNEQHWADMKSIKEMGANFVRLAHYPQDPEIYKACDELGLLIWDELPWCRGGIGNDVWKTNTKNMLEEIINQNYNHPSIIIWSLGNEINWLPDFPDGDNADKTNVFLNELNEIAHKLDPTRKTAIRKYYEGSHIVDVFSPSIWSGWYSGSYKSYQKAIDVYKKEYKHFIHAEYGGDSHVGRHSENPITGENVIKAEGWEEAIVQTKIANIAQIGDWSENYIVDLFDWHLHISENDPTFVGNIQWAFKDFATPLRPEDDIPYMNQKGLTDRNGFPKDAYYVFKSYWAKEPFAYIESHTWTERQGPENTPRTISVFSNCEKVTLFHDGKSLGEKQRNLSLYPANGLTWDVNFLKGENTLLAIGKTKDGKTVSDTIEVNYRFNKNDTASSLQLSSEKLKNGNYLVTAIAIDNNNLRCLDYEASVYFQCMKGGKTLKNQGTPTGSESIRMANGKASIEIVPDGSGNPIEMTALNQSFKGEYLKISVE; encoded by the coding sequence ATGAATAAACCGAATAAAACTTTTTCAATTTTTGCGCTTTTTGTTTTGTTTCAAATTTGTCTGAGCAGTTTTGCTCAGACAAAAAGAAACATTAATGACAACTGGCTTTATTTAGAAAACCATACTTCAAACCTCAACGAAGCCGAAAAAGCTTCAAACTGGATTTCTCTTAATTTACCACATACTTGGAACGCCGAAGATGCAACGGATTTATATCCGGGTTACAGACGCGATGCCAGTTGGTATCAGAAGAAATTAGACATTCCACAAATCGATAAAAACCGTGTTTATTCCTTATATTTTGAAGGTTCAAATGTTACCACAAAAGTATATGTAAATGGAAAAGAAGCTGGTTCGCATATTGGCGGATATATTGGCTTTTCAATAGACATTACCAACTTTATCAAAGAAGGAAATAACGATATTTTTGTACGTGTTGATAATAGCTATGATATTGAAATTATCCCGTCTCAAAAAAGTGATTTCTTTATTTATGGCGGAATCACGCGCGATGTGTGGCTGGTTTCAAAGTATAAAAATCATATTGAAAATTTAAAGATTTCAACTCCAGAGGTTTCTGCCAAAAAAGCTTCGGTGCAAATTGTTTCTACTTTTGTAAATCCAGATAATTCAAAAGATTTATCATTGACTGTAACTTTAAAAAATCCGAAAGGGAAAAAAGTGGCAAGTAAAACAGTTTTAGTTTCAGATAAAACTTCAACAATCACTTTTGAAAACATCAAAAATCCAGAACTTTGGGATACCGAAAAACCTAATTTATATAAACTAAGCGCTGTTTTATCAGAAAAAAATCAAATTAAGGACAGTGTTTCTGAAAAAGTAGGTTTTAGATGGTTTGAATTTAAAGATCATGGTCCGTTTTACCTTAACGGAAAACGTTTGCTAATTCGCGGTACACATCGTCATGAAGAACAAGCGGGAGTTGGCGCCGCTATGAGCAACGAACAGCATTGGGCAGACATGAAATCAATCAAAGAAATGGGTGCTAATTTTGTTCGCTTAGCACATTATCCGCAAGATCCTGAAATATATAAAGCTTGTGATGAACTTGGCCTTTTGATTTGGGATGAACTGCCTTGGTGCCGTGGCGGAATTGGCAACGATGTCTGGAAAACCAATACCAAAAACATGCTGGAAGAAATTATCAATCAAAATTACAATCATCCAAGTATAATTATCTGGTCTTTAGGAAACGAAATCAACTGGCTTCCAGATTTTCCTGATGGAGATAATGCAGATAAAACCAATGTTTTTTTAAATGAACTAAACGAAATTGCTCATAAACTGGATCCAACTAGAAAAACGGCTATTAGAAAATATTATGAAGGATCGCATATTGTGGATGTTTTTTCACCTTCGATTTGGTCAGGCTGGTATTCTGGAAGTTATAAAAGCTACCAAAAAGCAATTGATGTTTACAAAAAAGAATACAAGCATTTTATTCATGCCGAATATGGCGGAGACAGTCATGTTGGCCGTCATAGCGAAAATCCAATTACAGGCGAAAATGTAATAAAAGCTGAAGGATGGGAAGAAGCTATTGTACAGACTAAAATCGCCAACATTGCTCAAATTGGAGATTGGAGCGAAAATTATATAGTTGATTTGTTTGACTGGCATTTGCATATATCCGAGAATGATCCAACGTTTGTGGGAAATATTCAATGGGCATTTAAGGATTTTGCAACGCCATTACGTCCAGAAGATGATATTCCGTATATGAACCAAAAAGGATTAACAGACCGAAACGGATTTCCAAAAGATGCGTATTATGTTTTTAAAAGCTATTGGGCAAAAGAACCTTTCGCTTACATTGAATCACATACTTGGACAGAGCGTCAAGGTCCAGAAAATACGCCAAGAACCATTAGTGTTTTCAGTAATTGCGAGAAAGTAACTTTATTTCACGACGGCAAATCATTGGGAGAAAAACAGCGAAATCTTTCCCTTTATCCTGCTAATGGTTTAACTTGGGATGTTAATTTTTTAAAAGGCGAAAATACTCTTCTTGCAATTGGTAAAACCAAAGATGGCAAAACGGTTTCTGATACTATAGAAGTGAATTACCGTTTCAATAAAAATGACACGGCCTCTTCTTTGCAATTATCTTCAGAAAAACTGAAAAACGGTAATTATCTGGTAACAGCAATCGCAATTGACAATAATAATTTACGCTGTCTGGATTATGAAGCAAGTGTTTATTTTCAATGTATGAAAGGCGGTAAAACGCTAAAAAATCAAGGAACGCCAACGGGAAGTGAATCTATAAGAATGGCAAACGGAAAGGCTTCTATTGAAATTGTTCCAGACGGTTCAGGCAATCCGATTGAAATGACGGCACTAAATCAGAGTTTTAAAGGGGAATATTTGAAGATTTCTGTTGAGTAA
- a CDS encoding DUF2911 domain-containing protein: MKKLSLLAVTLFAAFTVQAQDVVKFAPLDASPVDISYFPNKAVKFKKTDNPNPVVKVIYARPSVKGRTIFGDIVKFGEVWRVGANENTEVKFYKAVTIGGKNIPAGTYSLFAIPEKDKWTIIINKELDLWGGYAYDQSKDVVRVSVPVKPVSDVIEALSIAFTTQGSVANLVIGWDKTTVELPITVK; encoded by the coding sequence ATGAAAAAATTAAGTTTATTGGCAGTTACTTTATTTGCTGCCTTTACAGTTCAAGCACAAGATGTAGTAAAATTTGCTCCGCTTGATGCAAGTCCAGTTGACATTTCTTATTTCCCAAACAAAGCGGTAAAATTCAAAAAAACAGATAATCCAAATCCAGTTGTCAAAGTTATTTACGCAAGACCTTCTGTAAAAGGACGTACAATTTTTGGAGATATTGTAAAATTTGGAGAAGTTTGGAGAGTTGGTGCTAATGAAAATACAGAAGTAAAATTCTACAAAGCAGTAACAATTGGAGGTAAAAACATTCCAGCAGGAACATACAGCTTATTTGCTATTCCTGAAAAAGATAAATGGACTATCATTATCAACAAGGAGCTTGATTTATGGGGAGGATATGCTTATGATCAAAGCAAAGATGTTGTAAGAGTTTCAGTTCCTGTTAAACCAGTATCTGATGTAATCGAAGCTTTATCAATAGCTTTTACAACTCAGGGTTCTGTTGCTAACTTAGTTATAGGATGGGATAAAACAACTGTTGAATTACCAATTACGGTAAAATAG
- a CDS encoding SusC/RagA family TonB-linked outer membrane protein, with amino-acid sequence MFTNQKNKPFKWCLLVSFLLVNFMMNAQERKITGKVTSSEDLLGLPGANVYIKNSSVGASADMDGNYTVIVSEKNAVLVFNFVGFQTVEIPVGNKTVINVSLKPDTKALEEVIVVGYGTRKKSDITGSVSSVTAKELTAYPLLNAEQALQGRAAGVSVMTNNGGEPGAPVKIRVRGGTSINASGDALIVVDGFAGVSMPAPQDIASIEVLKDASATAIYGSRGSNGVIMVTTKKGKPGKPVIEFSNSTSIQSVNNQLQLLNADQFAAYRQSFTTHTQGPANSNWQDIIYRDGMISNTQLSFSGGSENVRYYVSGTYFNQNGVVINSGIDKYTIVSNLEADLSPKLKVGLNTFTSKQNKEGIISQTGAGGTGAAGVIAAAYRFMPDKGIYNADGTYTTTAPIGDDIDNPYATAMENILETVSIVNRNNFFAQYQITKDLDFRTTLGLTDNNSQTGRFIPSTLIAGKNIKGEASVNNTRFSSFLTENYLTFKREIIEKGILTVLGGYSYQKNKNESSYAASRGFLTNTNSYRNLGAGTVFLKPDSNLSETELISAFGRLNFDYDDKYLLTFTARRDGSSSFSKNYKYGTFPSGAIGWNIGKENFLKDSKTVSNLKLRASYGATGNPSIGAYSTLSRFSEIYDVSGDVIVNAVQLTSLDNPNLKWETSYQQDYGIDLGLFDNRISITADYYKTITKDLLFNRPLPGISGIASQLQNVGELENKGWELGINTKNFIGADFTWSTNFNISSNKNKVLKLADNKDLLINSAPGHFLATESQILRVGQPVGSFFGFIYDGVIQQGEPVLPGNFETVAGGEKFRDVNGDGKLDSQDKTIIGNPNPDFIFGFNNDFTYKNLDLNIFFQGSQGNQILNYTLMELASGNNNATTEVLDAWTPTNTETNVPANAARTKRITSRFVYDGSYIRLKNISLGYSLDEKIVSKMGLSKVRFYISAQNLWTITDYPGSDPETNYLNDTNSRSNTNLGLDYGGYPNVRTFTAGFNVKF; translated from the coding sequence ATGTTTACAAACCAAAAAAACAAACCGTTTAAATGGTGTTTACTGGTATCTTTTTTACTGGTAAATTTCATGATGAATGCGCAGGAAAGAAAAATTACCGGAAAAGTTACTTCGAGCGAAGATTTACTCGGACTTCCTGGGGCGAATGTCTATATTAAAAACTCATCTGTCGGTGCATCTGCAGATATGGACGGAAATTATACTGTTATTGTTTCAGAAAAAAATGCTGTTTTAGTTTTCAATTTTGTCGGATTTCAAACCGTCGAAATTCCAGTAGGAAACAAAACTGTTATCAATGTAAGCTTAAAACCAGATACAAAAGCTCTTGAAGAAGTAATTGTAGTGGGTTACGGAACACGTAAAAAAAGTGATATTACTGGTTCTGTATCTTCTGTAACAGCAAAAGAATTAACTGCATATCCACTTTTAAATGCAGAACAAGCGTTGCAGGGTCGTGCAGCGGGTGTTTCTGTAATGACTAATAATGGTGGTGAACCCGGTGCTCCAGTGAAAATCAGGGTGCGTGGCGGCACTTCTATTAATGCCAGCGGTGATGCACTTATTGTAGTTGATGGTTTTGCAGGTGTTTCGATGCCGGCGCCTCAGGATATTGCCTCTATTGAGGTTTTAAAAGATGCTTCGGCTACTGCAATTTACGGATCTCGAGGTTCAAACGGGGTTATCATGGTAACGACTAAAAAAGGAAAACCAGGAAAACCTGTTATTGAATTTAGTAATTCTACTTCGATACAATCGGTAAATAACCAGCTGCAATTATTAAACGCCGATCAGTTTGCAGCGTACAGACAAAGTTTCACCACGCATACGCAAGGTCCAGCAAATTCAAACTGGCAGGACATAATTTATCGTGACGGAATGATTTCGAATACACAATTGTCATTCTCTGGTGGTTCAGAAAACGTGAGATATTATGTTTCTGGAACTTATTTCAACCAGAATGGAGTTGTAATTAATTCAGGAATTGACAAATACACAATTGTAAGTAACCTGGAAGCTGATTTGTCTCCAAAATTAAAAGTCGGTTTAAATACTTTTACAAGTAAACAAAACAAAGAAGGAATTATCAGCCAGACAGGAGCTGGAGGAACTGGTGCAGCGGGCGTAATTGCGGCGGCGTACAGATTTATGCCCGACAAAGGAATTTACAATGCTGACGGAACTTACACGACAACAGCTCCAATTGGAGATGATATTGACAACCCTTACGCTACGGCAATGGAAAATATTCTGGAAACGGTTTCTATAGTAAACAGAAATAATTTCTTTGCACAATATCAAATTACAAAAGATCTTGACTTTAGAACTACTTTAGGTTTAACCGATAATAATTCGCAGACAGGAAGATTTATTCCTTCGACTTTAATTGCTGGAAAAAATATCAAAGGAGAAGCTTCTGTAAACAATACCAGATTTTCTTCTTTCCTAACAGAAAACTATCTGACTTTTAAACGTGAAATTATTGAAAAAGGAATTTTGACAGTTCTTGGCGGCTATTCCTACCAAAAAAATAAAAATGAAAGTTCGTATGCTGCTTCAAGAGGATTTTTAACCAATACCAATTCGTATAGAAATTTAGGCGCTGGGACTGTGTTTTTAAAACCAGATTCTAATTTATCTGAAACGGAATTAATTTCTGCTTTCGGAAGGTTGAATTTTGATTATGACGATAAGTATTTACTAACTTTTACAGCCAGACGAGACGGTTCTTCAAGCTTTAGTAAAAACTACAAATACGGAACTTTTCCTTCTGGTGCAATTGGATGGAACATAGGAAAAGAGAATTTCCTAAAAGACAGTAAAACGGTCTCTAATCTAAAATTAAGAGCGAGTTATGGAGCAACAGGAAATCCTTCAATTGGCGCCTACTCTACTTTATCGCGATTCTCTGAAATTTATGATGTGAGCGGCGACGTAATTGTAAATGCGGTACAATTGACTTCTTTGGATAATCCGAATTTGAAATGGGAAACTTCTTATCAGCAGGATTACGGAATTGATTTAGGTTTGTTTGATAACCGAATCAGTATTACGGCTGATTATTATAAAACAATTACCAAAGATCTATTGTTTAACAGACCATTACCTGGAATTTCAGGAATTGCTTCGCAGCTTCAAAACGTTGGAGAATTAGAAAATAAAGGATGGGAATTAGGAATCAACACTAAAAACTTTATTGGTGCAGATTTTACTTGGTCAACAAACTTTAATATTTCTTCCAACAAAAATAAAGTACTAAAACTAGCTGATAATAAAGACCTTTTGATCAATTCTGCTCCAGGTCACTTCCTAGCAACAGAGTCTCAAATCTTGCGAGTTGGCCAGCCGGTTGGCTCTTTCTTCGGATTTATTTATGATGGTGTAATTCAGCAGGGAGAACCAGTATTGCCAGGAAATTTTGAAACTGTGGCCGGAGGCGAAAAATTCAGAGATGTAAATGGCGACGGAAAACTGGATTCTCAAGATAAAACAATCATCGGAAATCCAAATCCAGATTTCATCTTTGGATTCAACAATGATTTCACTTATAAAAATCTGGATTTGAATATTTTCTTCCAAGGTTCTCAAGGCAATCAAATCTTAAACTATACTTTGATGGAACTGGCTTCTGGAAATAACAATGCTACAACGGAGGTTTTAGATGCTTGGACACCAACAAATACAGAAACAAATGTTCCTGCAAATGCTGCCAGAACCAAAAGAATCACTTCTAGATTTGTTTATGATGGAAGCTACATTCGTTTGAAAAACATCTCTTTAGGATACAGTTTAGATGAAAAAATTGTTTCGAAAATGGGATTAAGTAAAGTTCGTTTTTACATCAGTGCACAAAACCTTTGGACGATTACAGATTATCCCGGTTCAGATCCTGAAACGAATTACTTAAACGACACCAATTCAAGAAGTAATACCAATTTAGGATTGGATTATGGAGGATATCCCAACGTGAGAACATTTACAGCAGGATTTAATGTAAAATTTTAA